In Nocardioides sp., the following proteins share a genomic window:
- a CDS encoding Trp biosynthesis-associated membrane protein gives MTERRATFLPVAATGVISAVAAAYAGSKPWAESPAPSPHTITTPVITDAPQVTAVALVLLAAWGLLLFTGGRLRGIAAWVAALAGAGLIASVLHARLTLEATTWTHWFLVAAVTSATACAAAVMAALWARQWPEMGRKYDNPSGAVGPPDEDQSNLDIWKALDEGRDPTS, from the coding sequence ATGACTGAGCGTCGCGCCACCTTCCTGCCCGTCGCCGCGACGGGGGTCATTTCGGCTGTCGCCGCGGCGTACGCCGGGTCGAAGCCATGGGCCGAATCGCCGGCCCCTTCTCCGCACACGATCACGACGCCCGTGATCACCGACGCCCCCCAGGTGACCGCGGTGGCGCTCGTGCTGTTGGCCGCGTGGGGTCTGCTCCTCTTCACCGGAGGTCGGCTGCGCGGCATCGCGGCGTGGGTCGCGGCGTTGGCCGGCGCCGGACTGATTGCGTCCGTCCTCCATGCGCGGTTGACCCTGGAAGCCACGACGTGGACGCACTGGTTCCTCGTGGCCGCGGTGACGTCGGCGACTGCCTGCGCCGCGGCCGTGATGGCCGCACTCTGGGCGCGGCAGTGGCCCGAGATGGGGCGCAAGTACGACAACCCCTCTGGTGCCGTCGGTCCACCTGATGAGGACCAGTCCAATCTCGACATCTGGAAAGCACTCGACGAGGGTCGCGACCCGACCAGCTGA
- the trpA gene encoding tryptophan synthase subunit alpha: MSVTQAFVRAREEGRAALVGYLPAGYPDVEGGIEAVRTLVAAGVDIIEVGFPYTDPVMDGPVIQAAAQHALEGGFRTRDVFRTVEAVVETGTPAVVMTYWNPVERYGVERFAADLAAAGGSGLITPDLTPEVAGDWIAAADDRDLDKIFLVAPSSTPDRIALTTAASRGFVYATAVMGVTGLRETASDLAEPLVMRTKATTDLPVGVGVGVSNREQAKQVAGFADGVIVGTAFVRAIQQHHADRKAGLAALAKVAEELALGVRGE; the protein is encoded by the coding sequence ATGAGCGTGACGCAGGCTTTCGTACGTGCTCGCGAGGAGGGCCGTGCCGCACTTGTCGGCTATCTGCCCGCCGGCTATCCCGATGTCGAGGGCGGCATCGAAGCGGTACGCACCCTCGTGGCTGCGGGCGTCGACATCATCGAAGTCGGTTTCCCCTACACCGATCCGGTCATGGACGGTCCGGTCATCCAGGCGGCGGCTCAGCACGCGCTGGAGGGCGGCTTCCGCACCCGCGACGTCTTCCGTACGGTCGAAGCGGTGGTCGAGACCGGCACCCCGGCCGTGGTGATGACCTATTGGAATCCGGTCGAGCGCTACGGCGTCGAGCGATTCGCCGCCGATCTCGCGGCTGCTGGCGGGTCCGGCCTGATCACCCCCGACCTGACGCCGGAGGTCGCAGGTGACTGGATCGCGGCGGCCGACGATCGCGACCTGGACAAGATCTTCCTCGTCGCGCCCTCCTCGACTCCGGATCGGATCGCGTTGACGACGGCGGCCTCGCGCGGCTTCGTGTACGCGACCGCGGTGATGGGAGTGACCGGCCTGCGGGAGACCGCCTCGGACCTGGCCGAACCCCTCGTGATGCGGACGAAGGCCACCACCGACCTGCCCGTCGGGGTAGGGGTCGGCGTCAGCAACCGGGAGCAGGCCAAGCAGGTCGCGGGGTTCGCTGACGGAGTCATCGTCGGCACGGCTTTCGTACGCGCGATCCAACAGCACCACGCAGATCGCAAGGCCGGACTGGCGGCGCTGGCCAAGGTGGCCGAGGAGTTGGCATTGGGTGTGCGCGGTGAGTGA
- the trpB gene encoding tryptophan synthase subunit beta → MSRYGADDNGFFGADGEVRWGGRFMPEALHAALDELTLAWQDAMADQSFLGEFDQILREYAGVPSMLYDATRLTEAVGGARILLKREDLNHTGAHKVRNVLGQALLTKRMGKTRVIAETGAGQHGVASATAAAYFGLDCTVYMGSVDTRRQALNVARMELLGAKVIPVDSGSATLKDAINEALRDWVASVDHTAYLFGTAAGPHPFPSMVRDFCRGIGDEARAQCLELTGALPDAIAACVGGGSNAIGLFTAFLDDPDVEIYGFEAGGDGVETGRHAATITAGEPGVLHGARTFLLQDEDGQTIESHSISAGLDYPGVGPQHAHLARSGRARYLPVTDAQSMDALALLARTEGIIAAIESSHALAGAFDVARRLGRDKTVLVNLSGRGDKDMGTAIEWFGLASAQTASAQTASAQTASAQTASAQTAAQGSAS, encoded by the coding sequence ATGAGTAGATACGGCGCCGACGACAACGGGTTCTTCGGAGCAGACGGGGAGGTGCGCTGGGGCGGCAGGTTCATGCCGGAGGCCCTCCACGCGGCCCTCGACGAACTCACTCTCGCGTGGCAGGACGCGATGGCCGACCAGAGTTTCCTGGGCGAGTTCGACCAGATCCTGCGGGAGTACGCCGGGGTGCCCTCGATGCTCTATGACGCCACCCGACTTACCGAGGCGGTGGGCGGAGCGCGGATCCTGCTCAAGCGGGAGGATCTCAACCACACCGGCGCGCACAAGGTCCGCAACGTGCTCGGCCAGGCCCTGCTGACCAAGCGGATGGGCAAGACCCGCGTCATCGCCGAGACCGGGGCCGGGCAGCACGGCGTGGCCAGCGCCACCGCGGCGGCGTACTTCGGTCTCGACTGCACCGTCTACATGGGCTCGGTGGACACCCGGCGCCAGGCGCTCAACGTGGCCCGGATGGAACTGCTCGGCGCCAAGGTCATTCCCGTCGATTCGGGCAGCGCGACCTTGAAGGACGCCATCAACGAGGCGCTTCGCGACTGGGTCGCCAGCGTGGACCACACGGCGTACCTCTTCGGCACCGCAGCCGGGCCGCACCCGTTCCCGAGCATGGTGCGCGACTTCTGTCGCGGCATCGGCGACGAGGCCCGCGCGCAGTGCCTGGAACTCACCGGCGCCCTGCCGGACGCGATCGCGGCCTGCGTCGGTGGCGGCTCGAACGCGATCGGTCTCTTCACCGCCTTCCTCGACGACCCGGACGTCGAGATCTACGGTTTCGAGGCCGGGGGCGACGGAGTCGAGACGGGTCGGCACGCCGCAACGATCACCGCTGGTGAACCCGGCGTACTGCATGGCGCGAGGACGTTCCTGCTCCAAGATGAGGACGGTCAGACGATCGAGTCACACTCGATCTCGGCGGGCCTGGACTACCCCGGAGTCGGCCCGCAGCACGCGCACCTGGCCAGGTCGGGTCGCGCCCGCTACCTGCCGGTGACCGACGCACAATCGATGGACGCGCTGGCTCTGCTGGCGCGTACGGAGGGGATCATCGCGGCAATCGAGTCGTCGCACGCCCTGGCGGGTGCCTTCGACGTCGCCCGCCGCCTGGGCCGGGACAAGACGGTGCTGGTGAACCTCTCCGGCAGGGGAGACAAGGACATGGGTACGGCTATCGAGTGGTTCGGTCTGGCCAGCGCCCAGACGGCCAGCGCCCAGACGGCCAGCGCCCAGACGGCCAGTGCCCAGACGGCCAGTGCCCAGACCGCGGCCCAAGGGAGCGCCTCATGA
- a CDS encoding DUF4190 domain-containing protein, which produces MSNDTPSSPGGPQDPYGSAPSNPYGGQPNSPYGQPAGDPYGQPGYGQPGSGQPAGDPYGQPGYGQPGYGQAGYGQPTGSPYGQGGYGAPQQFGAQRNGMALGSMITGIVSMPLTCCWIGGLTGIVAIVLGIMARKQIAESQGRQEGGGMATAGIITGAVAVVLFILMVLLWVTGAFDAYR; this is translated from the coding sequence ATGAGCAATGACACCCCTTCCTCCCCCGGCGGCCCGCAGGACCCCTACGGCAGTGCGCCGAGCAACCCCTACGGCGGCCAGCCGAACAGCCCGTACGGTCAGCCCGCTGGTGATCCGTACGGCCAGCCCGGCTACGGTCAGCCCGGGTCTGGCCAGCCCGCTGGTGATCCGTACGGCCAGCCCGGCTACGGGCAGCCTGGATATGGCCAAGCTGGCTATGGGCAGCCGACCGGGAGCCCCTACGGCCAGGGTGGATACGGCGCGCCGCAACAGTTCGGCGCGCAGCGCAACGGCATGGCACTCGGTTCGATGATCACCGGAATCGTGAGCATGCCGCTCACCTGCTGCTGGATCGGTGGCCTGACCGGCATCGTGGCGATCGTGCTCGGCATCATGGCGCGCAAGCAGATCGCCGAGTCCCAAGGGCGCCAAGAGGGCGGCGGGATGGCCACGGCCGGCATCATCACCGGCGCGGTGGCCGTCGTGCTGTTCATCCTGATGGTCCTGCTGTGGGTGACGGGGGCGTTCGACGCCTACCGCTGA
- the trpC gene encoding indole-3-glycerol phosphate synthase TrpC, giving the protein MSVLDDIVAGVRADLSERMARTSEADLRAALQDVDAPRDPMPHFRAPGMSVIAEVKRRSPSKGDLAEIPDPAELATSYAAGGAAAISVLTEARRFGGSLDDLRAVRAAVDTPLLRKDFIVTRYQLLEARAAGADLALLIVAALDDDTLRDLHDYARELGLTVLVEIHEEPEAERAVALGAELIGVNARNLKTLEVDPDMFATLVGRLPADTVKVAESGITGVGDVRRFADEGADVVLVGEALVKDGRPETTVRAMTTVGREVTA; this is encoded by the coding sequence GTGTCCGTACTCGACGACATCGTCGCCGGCGTGCGCGCCGATCTCTCCGAGCGCATGGCGCGCACCAGCGAGGCCGACCTGCGGGCGGCGCTCCAGGACGTTGACGCGCCACGCGATCCGATGCCGCATTTTCGTGCTCCGGGCATGAGCGTCATCGCCGAGGTCAAGCGCCGCAGCCCCAGCAAGGGCGACCTGGCAGAGATCCCGGATCCCGCGGAGCTTGCGACGTCGTACGCCGCTGGTGGCGCCGCCGCGATCAGTGTGCTGACCGAGGCGCGCCGCTTCGGTGGCAGCCTGGACGATCTGCGGGCGGTCCGTGCGGCGGTCGACACACCCCTGCTGCGCAAGGACTTCATCGTCACCCGCTACCAACTGCTCGAAGCGCGTGCCGCGGGCGCGGACCTGGCTCTGCTCATCGTCGCCGCACTCGACGACGACACCCTGCGCGACCTGCACGACTACGCCCGCGAACTCGGGCTCACCGTCCTGGTCGAGATCCACGAGGAACCGGAGGCGGAGCGGGCCGTGGCGCTGGGTGCCGAGTTGATCGGGGTCAACGCGCGCAATCTCAAGACGCTGGAGGTCGACCCCGACATGTTCGCCACGCTGGTCGGCCGGCTGCCCGCCGACACCGTCAAGGTGGCCGAGAGTGGCATCACCGGTGTCGGGGACGTACGCCGGTTCGCCGACGAAGGCGCCGACGTGGTGCTGGTGGGGGAGGCGCTGGTCAAGGACGGCCGGCCCGAAACGACCGTGCGGGCCATGACGACCGTGGGACGAGAGGTCACCGCATGA
- a CDS encoding DUF2752 domain-containing protein, which yields MATEVQPSPPAWSTPPRWRRVVAPLATIGTLAAATLALHLRDPHVQHSWGFCPLFAMTGLYCPGCGGLRATNDLSNADLLGAMQSNLLFVLFVPVIVWALLGWTRARWQGRTYDPPVLGSERFAYLTLGLLLVFFVLRNLPGFDWLNP from the coding sequence ATGGCGACTGAGGTCCAGCCCAGTCCGCCCGCGTGGTCGACGCCCCCACGCTGGCGCCGGGTGGTCGCGCCGCTGGCGACCATAGGCACCCTGGCAGCCGCCACCCTCGCGCTGCATCTGCGCGACCCGCACGTGCAGCACAGTTGGGGCTTCTGCCCGCTCTTTGCCATGACGGGTCTCTACTGCCCCGGTTGCGGTGGCCTGCGTGCGACCAACGATCTGTCGAACGCCGACCTGCTCGGCGCCATGCAGTCCAACCTGCTGTTCGTACTGTTCGTGCCCGTGATCGTGTGGGCACTGCTGGGTTGGACCCGCGCTCGCTGGCAGGGCCGGACGTACGACCCCCCGGTGCTCGGCTCGGAACGCTTCGCCTACCTGACCTTGGGTTTGCTGCTCGTGTTCTTCGTGCTGCGCAATCTCCCGGGATTCGACTGGCTCAACCCCTGA
- a CDS encoding HGxxPAAW family protein, translating into MSHHGNTPAAWTGVTIAMLGFVIGGIALMLTPINLPIFWVGVVLGVIALPVFMVMNKMGYGD; encoded by the coding sequence ATGTCCCACCACGGCAACACCCCGGCCGCCTGGACCGGCGTCACCATCGCCATGCTCGGGTTCGTGATCGGTGGGATCGCCTTGATGTTGACTCCGATCAACCTGCCGATCTTCTGGGTCGGTGTCGTCTTGGGTGTGATCGCGCTGCCGGTCTTCATGGTGATGAACAAGATGGGTTATGGCGACTGA
- the hisI gene encoding phosphoribosyl-AMP cyclohydrolase: protein MSNLDPAIAARLKRTEHGLVPAIVQQYDTGEVLMLAWMDDEALHRSLTTRKATYWSRSRQSYWVKGETSGHHQAVREISLDCDGDTVLVKVDQTGAACHTGDLTCFDADVLWAAGLDD, encoded by the coding sequence GTGAGCAACCTCGACCCGGCCATCGCCGCGCGCCTGAAGCGCACCGAACACGGGCTCGTCCCCGCGATCGTGCAGCAGTACGACACCGGCGAGGTGCTGATGCTGGCCTGGATGGACGACGAGGCGCTGCACCGCTCCTTGACGACACGCAAGGCGACGTACTGGTCGCGCAGTCGACAGTCCTATTGGGTCAAAGGTGAGACCTCCGGGCATCACCAGGCGGTACGGGAGATCAGTCTCGACTGCGATGGCGACACCGTGCTGGTGAAGGTCGACCAGACCGGCGCGGCCTGCCATACCGGTGACCTCACCTGTTTCGATGCCGACGTGTTGTGGGCGGCGGGCCTCGATGACTGA